GTGAAATCGATTATATTGCAAATATTAGTTCAAAGAAATCAAAAATCCACAATAAAAGCATATTTGAGTTTAGTAATTTTGCCTATGGAAAACCAAGGTTTAAAAAGAAAATCGTTGCGATAGATTTTGGCATAAAGCAAAACATCTTAAATGAGCTTAGCAGTGTAGGGCTAGAGTGCGAAGTGATAGGATATGATTTTGATGCAGATATTCTTATTGAAAGATTCAAAAATAAAGAAATTGGCGGAGTATTTTTATCAAATGGTCCTGGAGATCCAAAAATATTAAAAAAAGCAATAAAAGAAATATCAAAGTTAATAAAAGTAAAGATTCCAATGCTAGGAATTTGTCTAGGTCATCAGCTTCTTGGGATTGCTTCTGGATATGAAACATATAAATTACCATTTGGGCATCACGGAGCAAATCACCCTGTAAAAAATATGCAAACAAAACAAATAGAAATAACATCACAAAATCATATTTATTCATTACCAGAATCTATAGAAAAAATAGCAATAATCACACATAAAAATCTATTTGATGGCACGATAGAAGGATTAAGATATAAAGATTTTCCGATTATATCCATGCAGCATCACCCAGAGGCAAGCCCAGGTCCAAAAGAAGCAAATAAGGTATTTAAAGATTTCTTTGATATGGTTGCAAATACAAATTAGTGGAGATTTATGAAATCTATTTTATTTAGTATTATATTTATAGTATTTTTTTCTGCATGCAGCAAACATGTAAATGAAGAGTTTAATAAACCAGCGTCATTTTGGTATGAAAGATTGATTATTGCAATAAGCGAAGGAAATCTAGAATTAGCTGATAGCTATTATAATTCATTATCAAGTGAGCATTCGGCTTCACCTTTGCTTGGTGAGGCATTGCTCATGCTCATAAAAGCTCATATTGATGATAAAGAACATTTACTTGCTAGCTTTTTTGTAAATGAGTATAAAACTCGCTTTAGTAGTGTAAATAATGTTGATTATATCGCATTACTTGGAATAGAGACTAATTTTTATGCATTTAGTAATTATAGTAAAGATCAAGGTTTTATAGATGATAATATTAGCGATATTAATCATTTTATAATTCTTAATCAAAATAATAAATATATGCCATATATTAATCACATACTAACAAGTTTTAAACTCTCAAAATTAGAAATGAATAATGAAATAATTAGAATCTATAATATAAAAGACAAAGAAGAAGCACAAGAAAAATATGAAGAATATAATAATGAATTAGGCGTGCAAGATATAGAATTCACTCCTTCCCATATTCCTTGGTATGTCAAGATATTTAGCTGGTAATTAAAACAAAAGGATATTAACTTGAATAATATAACATTCCCAATAAATTTGCCAATATTGATTGATGAAAGCACTTTTATATATCCATCTACAATTACTCCAATATTTATAAATGATGAAGCAAGTATAAATGCCCTATCAAAGGCACAAGAAGAAAATAATGTCATTTTTATTACTACTTCAAAAGATATCGATATTGAAAGTGATGAACAAAATGATTTTTACGATGTCGGCGTAGTAGGTAATATTATGCGAAAAGTATCTCTTCCAAATGGAAAGATAAAGTTTTTATTTCAAGGCGTCTCAAGAGCAAAAATACTTAGCATTGATAGTGAAGGTCCATTGATGGGAACTATTAATCTAATCATACCAGACCCACATGATCCAATAAAACTAAATGCTACTTTAGCTTTATTAAATGAGCGAATTGATGTTATGTCAAAATTATTACCATATTTTCCGAATGATTTATTAAAGACAATAGAATCTTATGAACCAAATAGAATGGTAGATACGATACTCTCTACACTTAGAA
Above is a window of Helicobacter sp. MIT 99-5507 DNA encoding:
- the carA gene encoding glutamine-hydrolyzing carbamoyl-phosphate synthase small subunit, whose amino-acid sequence is MNKAILYLENGMTFETLSFGANGTKVGEIIFNTSLTGYQEILTDPSYAGQFVIFCMPEIGIVGVNDDDIESLSNTPHVNGIIIRNYNDFYSNFRAKESLGNYLKKHNIIGISNINTRLLTKIVREFGALNAIISNEIFDIEELKNILEKSPKISEIDYIANISSKKSKIHNKSIFEFSNFAYGKPRFKKKIVAIDFGIKQNILNELSSVGLECEVIGYDFDADILIERFKNKEIGGVFLSNGPGDPKILKKAIKEISKLIKVKIPMLGICLGHQLLGIASGYETYKLPFGHHGANHPVKNMQTKQIEITSQNHIYSLPESIEKIAIITHKNLFDGTIEGLRYKDFPIISMQHHPEASPGPKEANKVFKDFFDMVANTN
- the bamD gene encoding outer membrane protein assembly factor BamD: MKSILFSIIFIVFFSACSKHVNEEFNKPASFWYERLIIAISEGNLELADSYYNSLSSEHSASPLLGEALLMLIKAHIDDKEHLLASFFVNEYKTRFSSVNNVDYIALLGIETNFYAFSNYSKDQGFIDDNISDINHFIILNQNNKYMPYINHILTSFKLSKLEMNNEIIRIYNIKDKEEAQEKYEEYNNELGVQDIEFTPSHIPWYVKIFSW